In one Etheostoma spectabile isolate EspeVRDwgs_2016 unplaced genomic scaffold, UIUC_Espe_1.0 scaffold00569425, whole genome shotgun sequence genomic region, the following are encoded:
- the LOC116684958 gene encoding junctophilin-1 — protein MGRFTLQAHQHSPDYIRQKYNEPVEVKEVPVEEKKEKFSSGSPHFYRKGTTPNQSPSQSPGPSPTASPTVVKNTFFNSKVDAAVTPGKENKTPTAESLTAGISKTASKLSLRQEVRQQEDPPAVKPDVTMTVSSYPSNGQIHSQYHGYYVKADVKIPPPEEPTGGEDDLHPLSLARLPPPAKQIWTPALKSLPTPSPSPAPSKEDTKAPEPPKPKRQESTKPKSLVETKKASVEIAPEIVEEESGPNSILVALVMLLNVGLAIIFVHFLT, from the exons ATGGGTCGCTTCACACTGCAGGCCCATCAACATA GCCCTGACTACATACGGCAGAAGTATAATGAGCCAGTAGAGGTAAAGGAGGTTCCtgtggaggagaaaaaggagaagtTCTCATCAGGGAGCCCGCATTTCTACCGGAAAGGCACAACACCCAACCAATCTCCATCTCAGAGCCCAGGTCCCAGCCCCACTGCTTCACCCACTGTTgttaaaaataccttttttaacagtaaagtTGATGCTGCCGTCACTCCTGGGAAAGAGAACAAAACCCCAACAGCTGAGTCTTTGACAGCAG GCATATCAAAAACAGCATCAAAACTTTCTCTCAGACAGGAAGTGAGACAACAAGAGGACCCTCCAGCAGTCAAACCAGATGTTACCATGACAGTTAGCAGTTACCCCAGCAATGGGCAGATTCACTCCCAGTATCACGGTTACTATGTCAAGGCAGATGTCAAGATTCCGCCACCCGAGGAACCAACTGGTGGGGAGGATGACCTTCACCCATTAAGCCTTGCACGCTTGCCGCCACCTGCCAAACAGATTTGGACACCAGCACTAAAATCCCTGCCAACCCCTAGCCCTTCACCAGCCCCATCTAAAGAGGACACCAAAGCACCAGAACCTCCAAAGCCAAAACGGCAGGAATCAACCAAACCAAAGAGTCTAGTTGAAACCAAGAAAGCTAGTGTGGAAATAGCCCCTGAAATTGTAGAGGAGGAATCG GGCCCAAACTCTATCTTGGTGGCTCTAGTGATGCTGTTGAACGTAGGTCTAGCAatcatttttgtccatttccTCACCTGA